A single genomic interval of Ruminococcus sp. NK3A76 harbors:
- a CDS encoding sialate O-acetylesterase codes for MLKVANIFTDNMVLQRDKNIAVWGLDDKGRKVTVTLNGVSVSAAADDNNKWICTLPPMSAGGEYEMTVSDGFNSFTFKGIMIGEVWLCGGQSNMELELQNEVHGKDVLKDLDESCNVRFYYTQKRGYIDEMFYADEANNCWAKAGAESSKAWSAVGFYFARKLARELGVTVGLIGCNWGGTSASAWVDRATLERDSELRSYLDEYEEKIAGKSLSQQLKEYRDYERYAAEWDKKAGEVYAKEPKIGWDELQERIGKNLWPGPMCEYNPFRPTGLFDTMIMRVCPYTVKGFLYYQGESDDHKPDSYYRLLCSLIGLWREKWGDDELPFIITQLPMFKYKADPDYKHWCKIRAAQMKAYKTVKNTGIAVILDCGELDNIHPVDKIPVGERLCLQAEKLFYGMDVDAFGPMYRSHIFKDGGIELSFEHAEGGFDLKGEAQGFEIAGADGEFVSADAKIDGERIFISSDKVAEPRKARYNYFNYAEVTIFGKSGIPLAPFEI; via the coding sequence ATGCTTAAAGTCGCTAATATTTTCACAGATAATATGGTGCTCCAGCGTGACAAGAACATAGCCGTTTGGGGGCTTGATGACAAGGGCAGAAAGGTCACTGTCACCCTTAACGGCGTGTCGGTTTCGGCTGCGGCAGACGATAACAACAAGTGGATCTGCACGCTTCCGCCTATGAGCGCAGGCGGCGAGTACGAGATGACCGTTTCTGACGGCTTCAACAGCTTCACCTTCAAGGGGATTATGATAGGCGAAGTATGGCTCTGCGGCGGACAGTCGAACATGGAGCTTGAATTGCAGAACGAGGTACACGGCAAGGACGTGCTCAAAGACCTTGACGAGAGCTGCAACGTGCGCTTTTACTACACACAGAAGCGTGGCTATATTGATGAGATGTTCTATGCTGACGAGGCAAACAACTGCTGGGCAAAGGCAGGCGCTGAGAGCTCGAAGGCGTGGAGCGCTGTGGGCTTTTACTTTGCAAGAAAGCTCGCCAGAGAACTCGGCGTGACTGTAGGCCTTATAGGCTGCAACTGGGGCGGCACATCTGCTTCTGCTTGGGTAGACAGAGCGACCCTTGAGCGTGACAGCGAGCTTAGATCATACCTTGATGAGTACGAAGAAAAGATAGCAGGCAAGAGCCTTTCACAGCAGCTCAAAGAATACCGTGACTACGAGCGCTATGCTGCCGAGTGGGATAAAAAGGCCGGAGAGGTCTACGCTAAAGAGCCGAAGATAGGCTGGGACGAGCTTCAGGAGCGCATAGGCAAGAACCTCTGGCCGGGGCCGATGTGCGAATACAACCCCTTCCGTCCGACAGGGCTTTTTGACACTATGATAATGAGGGTATGCCCCTACACCGTAAAGGGCTTTCTCTACTATCAGGGCGAGAGCGACGACCACAAGCCTGACAGCTATTACAGGCTGCTTTGCTCGCTTATCGGGCTGTGGAGAGAGAAGTGGGGCGACGACGAGCTGCCCTTTATCATAACACAGCTGCCGATGTTCAAATACAAGGCAGACCCCGACTACAAGCACTGGTGCAAGATAAGGGCTGCACAGATGAAGGCCTACAAGACAGTAAAGAACACAGGTATCGCCGTGATACTTGACTGCGGCGAGCTTGACAACATTCACCCGGTAGACAAGATACCCGTCGGCGAGAGGCTTTGTTTGCAGGCAGAGAAGCTGTTCTACGGCATGGACGTGGACGCTTTCGGGCCGATGTACCGCTCGCATATTTTCAAAGACGGCGGCATAGAGCTTAGCTTTGAGCACGCCGAGGGCGGCTTTGACCTGAAGGGCGAAGCGCAGGGCTTTGAGATAGCCGGCGCTGACGGCGAATTCGTTTCTGCCGATGCAAAGATCGACGGTGAGAGGATCTTCATATCCTCCGACAAAGTAGCAGAGCCCAGGAAAGCAAGGTATAACTACTTTAACTACGCCGAGGTGACTATATTCGGCAAGTCGGGCATACCGCTCGCACCGTTTGAGATATGA
- a CDS encoding amidophosphoribosyltransferase: MGGFFGAVSKTNCVFDLFYGTDYHSHLGTRRAGLAVYGDKGFDRSIHNIENSPFRTKFQDEVDKMEGFIGIGCISDYEPQPLIVRSHLGTYAITTVGKINNTDELVESVYKGGTSHFLEMSGGDINPTELVAALINQKDSIAEGIRYVQESVDGSMTLLVMTNKGIYAARDRLGRTPCVLGQKEDGYCVSFESFAYLNLGYTHLKELGPAEVVFITPEGVEQIYAPQKKMKICSFLWIYYGYPCSSYEGLSVEEMRYNCGKLLAKRDDVKPDLVAGVPDSGTAHAIGYANESGVPFSRPFIKYTPTWPRSFMPTNQSKRNEIAKMKMLPVESLIKDKSLLLIDDSIVRGTQLRETTEYLYASGAKEVHIRPACPPLLFGCKYLNFSRSSSEMDLITRRIIREREGDDVSMETLKDYADPESQNYKEMLDEICRQLNFTSLRYHRLDDMIESIGMDKCELCTYCWDGEE, translated from the coding sequence ATGGGTGGATTTTTTGGTGCAGTCTCTAAAACGAACTGCGTGTTCGATCTTTTCTACGGTACGGATTATCATTCTCACCTCGGCACAAGGCGTGCAGGCCTTGCAGTTTACGGTGACAAGGGCTTTGACCGCTCGATACATAATATCGAGAACTCGCCCTTCCGCACGAAATTCCAGGACGAAGTCGATAAAATGGAAGGCTTTATCGGTATCGGCTGTATATCCGACTATGAGCCGCAGCCGCTGATAGTCAGGAGCCACCTCGGCACATATGCTATCACAACTGTCGGCAAGATAAATAATACAGATGAACTCGTTGAGAGCGTTTATAAGGGCGGCACATCGCACTTTTTAGAAATGAGCGGCGGCGATATCAACCCCACCGAGCTCGTGGCTGCACTTATCAATCAGAAAGACAGCATCGCAGAGGGCATCAGGTATGTTCAGGAGAGCGTAGACGGCTCGATGACTCTGCTCGTTATGACAAATAAGGGCATCTATGCTGCCCGTGACAGGCTCGGCAGAACACCCTGCGTGCTCGGCCAGAAGGAGGACGGCTACTGCGTTTCCTTCGAGAGCTTTGCATACCTCAACCTTGGCTACACTCACCTTAAGGAATTAGGCCCTGCTGAGGTAGTGTTCATCACCCCTGAGGGTGTTGAGCAGATATATGCCCCCCAGAAGAAGATGAAGATATGCTCATTCCTGTGGATATACTACGGCTACCCCTGTTCGAGCTATGAGGGTCTTTCCGTTGAGGAGATGCGCTATAACTGCGGCAAGCTGCTCGCAAAGCGTGACGACGTAAAGCCCGACCTCGTTGCAGGCGTTCCCGATTCAGGTACGGCACACGCTATAGGCTACGCTAACGAATCCGGCGTGCCTTTCTCAAGACCGTTTATAAAGTACACCCCCACATGGCCTCGTTCTTTTATGCCGACTAACCAGTCAAAGAGAAACGAGATAGCCAAGATGAAGATGCTCCCCGTTGAGTCACTCATAAAGGACAAGAGCCTGCTGCTGATAGACGACTCTATCGTAAGAGGCACACAGCTTCGTGAGACTACCGAATACCTCTACGCAAGCGGCGCTAAGGAAGTTCATATCCGCCCTGCCTGCCCTCCCCTGCTTTTTGGGTGTAAGTATCTCAATTTCTCACGTTCAAGCTCGGAGATGGACCTTATCACAAGGCGCATAATCAGAGAACGTGAAGGCGACGATGTCTCAATGGAGACACTTAAGGACTACGCAGACCCCGAGAGCCAGAACTACAAGGAAATGCTCGACGAGATATGCAGGCAGCTCAACTTCACATCGCTTCGTTACCACAGACTTGACGATATGATAGAATCTATCGGCATGGACAAGTGCGAGCTCTGCACATATTGCTGGGACGGCGAGGAATAA
- a CDS encoding glycogen/starch/alpha-glucan phosphorylase, translating to MDKTAFLKELNETLKNKFDSNLKNAPSWQLHDAVSEAVMGLIDDNWDKSRKAHLASRRACYLSMEFLVGRAVYNNLLCLGIKDEVDAVLKENGRSLADMEDIQDAALGNGGLGRLAACFLDSAAAHDLPLDGYGIRYKYGLFRQTIEDGFQREYADDWQRYGDPWSRRCDTQAVNVVYSDMTVKAVPYDMPIIGFGTKNVGTLRLWQAEADDEFDFTAFNDGRYEEAVKAKTAAENISKVLYPNDNFDEGKVLRLRQEYFFSAASLADITNKHKAKFGTLDNLYEYVTIQLNDTHPVISILELMRILVDLNGYEFEKAFEITRKTFNYTNHTVMQEALEKWSTKLVEKLLPRVFKFALMINERFYCEMYKLGKDKKFIKELAPVDGGQLKMANLAVYASSYTNGVAQIHTEILKADTLKGWYELYPERFQNKTNGITQRRWLALCNEELSALITRLLGSDAWVKDLSQLKALEKYADDDKVIDEFISIKQLKKQQLADYIFAHDGIKIDPNTIFDTQIKRLHEYKRQLLNAFSILYIYFGLKDGSIKDFTPTTFIFGAKSAPGYRRAKAIIKLINEIARVVENDPATKDLIKVVFVSNYNVSYAEKLVAGSDVSEQISTAGTEASGTGNMKLMLNGTVTLGTYDGANIEIAEEAGEENNYIFGARVEDLEKIMPEYDPRKLAFENDRINRVINVLINGLVTDGGVPSDEEGSFEELYKALTDGASWHVPDHYYLLGDLEDYVATKLRVNKDFTDKKAFARKCWLNMCNAGKFSSDRTIKDYAENIWKISPVTV from the coding sequence ATGGATAAGACCGCATTCTTAAAAGAGCTTAACGAGACGCTCAAAAACAAATTTGACAGCAACCTTAAGAACGCCCCCTCGTGGCAGCTGCACGACGCAGTTTCCGAGGCTGTAATGGGGCTTATTGACGACAACTGGGACAAGAGCCGCAAGGCGCACCTTGCAAGCAGACGTGCCTGCTACCTTTCTATGGAGTTTTTGGTGGGCAGGGCTGTTTACAACAATCTGCTATGCCTTGGCATCAAGGACGAGGTGGACGCTGTGCTCAAAGAAAACGGCAGATCCCTTGCCGATATGGAGGACATTCAGGACGCAGCGCTCGGCAACGGCGGACTTGGCCGACTTGCTGCCTGCTTCCTTGACTCGGCAGCAGCACACGACCTGCCGCTCGACGGCTACGGCATAAGATACAAATACGGCCTTTTCAGGCAGACTATAGAAGACGGCTTCCAGCGTGAGTATGCTGACGACTGGCAGAGATACGGCGACCCGTGGAGCAGAAGATGCGACACTCAGGCGGTAAATGTAGTATACAGCGACATGACAGTTAAGGCTGTTCCCTACGATATGCCTATTATCGGCTTCGGCACAAAGAACGTCGGCACTCTGCGCCTGTGGCAGGCTGAGGCTGACGATGAGTTTGACTTCACAGCCTTCAACGACGGCAGGTACGAAGAAGCGGTCAAGGCAAAGACCGCTGCCGAAAACATCTCAAAGGTGCTCTACCCCAACGACAACTTTGACGAGGGCAAGGTGTTAAGGCTCAGGCAGGAATATTTCTTCTCGGCGGCTTCGCTTGCTGATATAACAAACAAGCACAAGGCAAAATTCGGCACGCTCGACAACTTATATGAGTATGTCACCATACAGCTTAATGACACACACCCTGTTATCTCTATCTTAGAGCTTATGAGAATACTTGTTGACTTAAACGGCTACGAGTTTGAAAAGGCATTTGAGATAACGAGGAAGACCTTCAACTATACAAACCACACGGTAATGCAGGAAGCTCTTGAAAAGTGGAGCACCAAGCTCGTTGAGAAGCTGCTGCCGAGAGTGTTCAAGTTTGCCCTTATGATAAACGAGCGCTTCTACTGCGAGATGTACAAACTCGGCAAGGACAAGAAGTTTATCAAGGAGCTTGCGCCTGTTGACGGCGGCCAGCTCAAAATGGCTAATCTTGCTGTATATGCTTCGAGCTATACAAACGGTGTAGCGCAGATACACACAGAGATACTCAAAGCAGACACCCTCAAGGGCTGGTATGAGCTTTATCCCGAGAGGTTCCAGAACAAGACTAACGGCATAACACAGCGCCGCTGGCTCGCACTGTGCAACGAGGAGCTCTCCGCACTTATAACAAGGCTGCTCGGCAGCGATGCTTGGGTAAAGGACTTAAGCCAGCTCAAAGCGCTTGAAAAGTACGCCGACGACGATAAGGTGATAGATGAGTTTATCAGCATCAAGCAGCTCAAAAAGCAGCAGCTTGCAGACTACATCTTCGCTCACGACGGCATAAAGATAGACCCGAACACTATATTTGACACGCAGATAAAGAGACTTCACGAGTACAAGAGACAGCTTTTAAACGCATTCTCTATCCTCTATATCTACTTCGGGCTAAAGGACGGCTCGATAAAGGACTTCACACCCACGACATTCATCTTCGGCGCTAAGTCTGCCCCCGGCTACAGGCGTGCAAAGGCAATAATCAAGCTGATAAACGAGATAGCAAGAGTGGTAGAGAACGACCCTGCCACCAAAGACCTCATAAAGGTAGTGTTCGTTTCAAACTACAATGTCTCCTACGCTGAAAAGCTCGTGGCAGGCTCTGACGTTTCCGAGCAGATATCCACAGCAGGCACAGAAGCATCCGGCACAGGCAACATGAAGCTGATGTTAAACGGCACGGTAACTCTCGGCACATACGACGGCGCAAACATCGAGATAGCCGAGGAAGCAGGAGAGGAAAACAACTACATCTTCGGCGCAAGGGTCGAGGACTTAGAGAAGATAATGCCCGAATACGACCCAAGAAAGCTCGCATTTGAGAACGACAGGATAAACCGTGTCATAAACGTGCTGATAAACGGCCTTGTGACCGACGGCGGCGTTCCCTCAGACGAGGAAGGCAGCTTTGAGGAGCTTTACAAGGCTCTGACAGACGGCGCAAGCTGGCACGTTCCCGACCACTACTACCTGCTGGGCGACCTGGAGGACTATGTTGCAACCAAGCTCAGGGTCAACAAGGACTTCACCGACAAAAAGGCATTTGCAAGAAAATGCTGGCTCAATATGTGCAACGCAGGCAAGTTCTCATCTGACAGAACGATAAAGGATTATGCGGAGAATATCTGGAAGATAAGCCCCGTGACAGTTTAA
- a CDS encoding tRNA threonylcarbamoyladenosine dehydratase gives MDIRFTRTELIYGDALQKLAAKRVAVFGIGGVGSYAAEALARSGIGAIDLIDSDTVDITNINRQLYALTSTVGRYKTEVAKERILDINPGCRVTAHTLFYNAGTADSIPIAEYDYIVDAIDSVTSKLLLIENAKKAGVNIISSMGTGNKTDPSRLEIADVFETSVCPLARVMRHELKKRGIKGLTVCYSREEPVKPHILLDMAADRRPVPGSTSFVPPVAGMMIAGRVINELVFST, from the coding sequence ATGGACATAAGATTTACCCGAACAGAGCTTATCTACGGCGATGCGCTGCAAAAGCTGGCAGCAAAGCGTGTTGCAGTGTTCGGCATAGGCGGTGTAGGCAGCTATGCAGCAGAGGCGCTTGCAAGAAGCGGCATAGGCGCTATAGACCTCATCGACAGCGACACGGTGGATATCACCAACATAAACAGGCAGCTCTACGCCCTGACAAGCACTGTCGGCCGGTATAAAACAGAGGTCGCAAAGGAGCGCATACTCGATATAAACCCCGGCTGCAGGGTCACGGCGCACACGCTGTTTTATAACGCCGGGACGGCAGACAGCATACCGATAGCCGAGTATGACTACATAGTAGACGCTATCGACTCGGTGACTTCAAAGCTGCTGCTGATAGAAAACGCCAAAAAAGCAGGGGTAAACATCATATCCTCAATGGGCACAGGCAACAAGACAGACCCCTCACGTCTGGAGATAGCAGATGTGTTTGAGACAAGCGTCTGCCCCCTTGCGAGAGTCATGCGCCACGAGCTCAAAAAGCGTGGCATAAAAGGGCTGACTGTGTGCTATTCCAGGGAAGAGCCGGTAAAGCCGCATATACTGCTCGATATGGCGGCTGACAGGCGCCCCGTGCCCGGCTCGACATCCTTCGTGCCGCCGGTGGCAGGCATGATGATAGCCGGAAGGGTGATAAACGAGCTTGTGTTCAGCACTTAA
- a CDS encoding potassium channel family protein — MDKQHIIHKIYDYLMSTLAAVASVLILLDTIQSLRKWEWVLFIVIYLIFTADLITRLAKAKDKKRFLKHNYMDVIALIPIHGVFPLPFGGRADSVLRVIGLLRIIAFLSRPLRKLRRFYNTNGFKYVVFATVMTIITGGVLIHYAEGMAYNDGIWWAFVTATTVGYGDISPHTVYGRIIAMVLMLVGIGLIGSLTSTLTSFFLSRHKKSSGSAVIATVKDELDRFDELSSDDVEKLCEVLRALKKQK; from the coding sequence ATGGATAAGCAGCATATTATTCATAAGATATATGACTATTTAATGAGCACGCTGGCAGCGGTGGCTTCGGTGCTGATACTTCTTGACACAATACAGTCGCTCAGAAAATGGGAGTGGGTGCTGTTTATAGTTATATATCTTATCTTCACTGCCGACCTTATAACACGCCTTGCCAAGGCAAAGGACAAAAAGCGCTTTTTAAAGCACAACTATATGGACGTGATAGCGCTTATACCGATACACGGGGTATTCCCGCTGCCCTTCGGCGGCAGGGCTGACAGCGTGCTTCGGGTAATAGGACTTTTGAGGATAATCGCTTTTTTGTCAAGACCATTAAGAAAGCTGCGGCGGTTTTACAACACCAACGGCTTCAAATACGTGGTATTTGCAACGGTCATGACGATAATCACAGGCGGCGTGCTCATACACTACGCCGAGGGCATGGCTTACAACGACGGCATATGGTGGGCATTCGTCACCGCCACCACCGTGGGCTACGGCGACATCTCCCCTCACACCGTTTACGGCAGGATCATAGCAATGGTGCTGATGCTGGTAGGTATAGGGCTGATAGGCTCGCTTACCTCGACTTTGACATCGTTCTTCCTTTCAAGGCACAAAAAGAGCAGCGGCTCGGCAGTCATCGCCACGGTAAAGGACGAGCTTGACCGCTTCGACGAGCTGTCAAGCGATGACGTAGAAAAGCTGTGTGAGGTCCTGAGAGCGCTGAAGAAACAGAAATAA
- the fba gene encoding class II fructose-1,6-bisphosphate aldolase → MLVSATEMLKKAREGKYAVGQFNINNLEWTKAILQTAEELKSPVILGVSEGAGKYMCGFETVAAMVAAMDKSLGITVPVALHLDHGSYEGCYKCIKAGFTSIMFDGSHFPIDENVAKTTELVNVAHGLGLSIEAEVGAIGGEEDGVIGKGECADPAECKMIADLGVDFLAAGIGNIHGVYPDNWEGLSFETLEAINKTVGDMPLVLHGGTGIPDDMITKAISLGVAKINVNTECQLVFAEATRGYVEAGKDKQGKGFDPRKLLAPGAEAIKAKVKEKMELFGSVGKA, encoded by the coding sequence ATGTTAGTTTCAGCTACAGAAATGCTCAAAAAGGCAAGAGAAGGCAAGTATGCAGTAGGTCAGTTCAACATCAACAACCTTGAGTGGACAAAGGCTATACTCCAGACAGCAGAGGAGCTCAAGTCTCCTGTTATCCTCGGTGTTTCTGAGGGCGCAGGCAAGTATATGTGCGGCTTTGAGACAGTTGCAGCTATGGTAGCAGCAATGGACAAGAGCTTAGGCATCACAGTTCCTGTTGCACTTCACCTTGACCACGGCTCTTACGAGGGCTGCTACAAGTGCATCAAGGCAGGCTTTACATCTATAATGTTCGACGGTTCACACTTCCCGATCGACGAGAACGTTGCTAAGACAACAGAGCTCGTAAACGTAGCTCACGGTCTCGGCCTTTCTATCGAGGCTGAGGTAGGCGCTATCGGCGGCGAAGAGGACGGCGTTATCGGCAAGGGCGAGTGCGCTGATCCCGCAGAGTGCAAGATGATCGCTGACTTAGGCGTTGACTTCCTTGCAGCCGGTATCGGCAACATCCACGGCGTATATCCCGACAACTGGGAAGGTCTCAGCTTCGAGACACTTGAAGCTATCAACAAGACAGTAGGCGATATGCCCCTCGTTCTCCACGGCGGCACAGGTATCCCGGACGATATGATCACAAAGGCTATCTCTCTCGGCGTTGCTAAGATCAACGTTAACACAGAGTGCCAGCTCGTATTTGCTGAGGCTACAAGAGGCTACGTTGAGGCAGGCAAGGACAAGCAGGGCAAGGGCTTTGACCCGAGAAAGCTCCTCGCTCCCGGCGCAGAGGCTATCAAGGCTAAGGTAAAGGAAAAGATGGAGCTCTTCGGTTCTGTAGGCAAGGCATAA
- a CDS encoding QueT transporter family protein produces the protein MENFSSRRITRIGLIAAMYAVMTIAIAPIAYGSVQFRVSEALMLLCFYNRDHIASLSIGCFIANMFSTIGIIDTIVGTSATVAAGICIYLFRKEGSSTRLLLCSLFPVIFNALFVGAEITILSKEPISFFMTAASIALGELICVTVIGTTLFKILERNKAIMTAITEKY, from the coding sequence ATGGAAAATTTCAGCTCCAGAAGAATAACGAGGATAGGGCTTATCGCCGCCATGTATGCTGTCATGACGATAGCCATAGCGCCAATAGCCTACGGCAGCGTACAGTTTCGTGTATCAGAGGCTCTGATGCTCCTGTGCTTTTACAACAGGGATCACATAGCTTCTCTTTCGATAGGCTGTTTTATTGCGAATATGTTCTCAACTATCGGCATAATAGACACGATAGTCGGCACCTCGGCGACTGTCGCAGCAGGGATATGCATATATCTTTTCCGCAAGGAGGGCAGTTCGACAAGGCTGCTTTTATGCTCGCTGTTCCCTGTGATATTCAACGCTTTATTTGTCGGGGCTGAGATAACGATACTGTCCAAAGAGCCTATATCGTTCTTTATGACGGCCGCCAGTATAGCGTTAGGCGAGCTGATATGCGTAACGGTCATCGGCACGACGCTTTTCAAGATACTCGAACGCAACAAGGCGATAATGACTGCGATAACCGAAAAATACTAA
- a CDS encoding ANTAR domain-containing protein: MRAAHIVSPDKGFIADMKLLLRSVGQGVAVSASLCCADAKNAVLSGEYDIVIVDGTLPGEPVLELAVMITEKTNSGCLIIAAPEQSDAVADKLADAGVFLLDKPLDKTKFCRTVRLVDACRRRLEGIRRDHQKLKRRLDEIKAVNRAKMVLMQYLKFSEEQAHRYIEKQAMDLRMTRYEIAMKVIKTYDLDV, encoded by the coding sequence ATGCGTGCAGCGCACATCGTTTCGCCTGATAAGGGCTTTATAGCTGATATGAAGCTGCTGCTGCGCAGCGTCGGGCAGGGCGTTGCGGTCAGTGCTTCGTTGTGCTGCGCTGATGCTAAAAACGCCGTGCTTTCCGGTGAATATGATATCGTGATCGTTGACGGCACTCTGCCGGGCGAGCCGGTGCTCGAGCTTGCTGTGATGATAACGGAAAAGACAAACTCCGGCTGCCTCATAATAGCCGCCCCTGAACAGTCTGACGCTGTGGCGGATAAGCTCGCAGATGCAGGGGTCTTCCTGCTCGATAAGCCGCTCGATAAGACTAAATTCTGCCGGACGGTGAGACTTGTGGACGCCTGCCGCAGACGACTGGAGGGTATCAGACGTGACCACCAGAAGCTCAAACGCCGCCTTGATGAGATAAAGGCCGTAAACAGAGCAAAAATGGTGCTTATGCAGTACCTTAAATTCTCGGAGGAACAGGCGCATAGATATATCGAGAAACAGGCTATGGATCTGCGTATGACAAGATATGAGATAGCAATGAAGGTCATAAAAACGTATGACCTCGATGTGTAA
- the rny gene encoding ribonuclease Y, which translates to MEIVTAIILCVLTFAIGAAVSGFICFKQGINHRMKTAEAAIGSAEQEAEKIVDEAKKNAESLKKEALVEAKDEIYKARQESEKEIKDRRAEVSRQERRISQKEENVDKKLDNLEKKEETLQQKLKAADEKVEEADRIKKSQLDMLEKISEFTVEQAKEYLLSSLDTELIHDKAVKIAAYEAQIKEECEAKARQYISLAISRCAADQVSETAVSVVALPGDEMKGRIIGREGRNIRTIETLTGVDLIIDDTPEAITLSCYDQVRREIARIALEKLIQDGRIHPTRIEEMVDKARREVEYKIKQEGERAVLETNVHGLNHELVKLLGRLRFRTSYKQNVLDHSIEVAHLAGMMASELGVDANLARRAGLLHDIGKALSYEIEGSHVQIGVDVCKKYKESPEVLHAIEAHHGDVEIRTVVAALVQAADAISAARPGARSENYENYIKRLQKLEEICTSYDGVEKSYAIQAGREVRIMISPEKINDEKMTLVAREIAKRIEEEMDYPGQIKINLIRESRVVEYAK; encoded by the coding sequence ATGGAAATAGTAACAGCTATCATTCTGTGCGTGCTGACGTTTGCTATCGGTGCAGCGGTGAGCGGTTTTATCTGCTTTAAGCAAGGCATAAATCACAGAATGAAAACGGCAGAAGCAGCGATAGGCTCGGCAGAGCAAGAAGCCGAAAAGATCGTTGACGAAGCTAAGAAAAATGCAGAAAGTCTGAAGAAAGAAGCCCTCGTTGAAGCTAAAGACGAGATCTACAAGGCAAGGCAGGAATCCGAAAAGGAGATCAAGGACAGACGTGCTGAGGTCTCAAGGCAGGAAAGGCGTATCTCCCAGAAAGAGGAGAACGTTGACAAGAAGCTCGACAACTTAGAAAAGAAAGAGGAGACCCTGCAGCAGAAGCTCAAAGCAGCCGACGAAAAGGTCGAGGAAGCTGACAGGATCAAAAAGAGCCAGCTCGATATGTTAGAGAAGATATCCGAGTTCACGGTCGAGCAGGCAAAGGAATACCTTCTTTCAAGCCTGGATACAGAGCTTATCCACGATAAGGCAGTAAAGATCGCAGCTTATGAAGCCCAGATCAAGGAAGAATGCGAAGCAAAGGCAAGACAGTACATTTCACTGGCAATTTCAAGATGCGCCGCAGATCAGGTATCTGAGACGGCAGTATCGGTCGTTGCACTTCCCGGTGATGAGATGAAGGGAAGAATAATCGGCCGAGAGGGACGAAATATCAGAACTATCGAGACCCTTACAGGTGTCGATTTGATAATAGATGACACTCCCGAGGCAATTACACTCTCATGCTATGACCAGGTAAGACGAGAGATAGCAAGAATAGCTCTCGAAAAGCTCATCCAGGATGGCAGGATACATCCCACAAGGATAGAGGAAATGGTCGATAAGGCAAGACGAGAGGTTGAGTATAAGATCAAGCAGGAAGGCGAAAGGGCAGTCCTTGAAACTAACGTTCACGGGCTTAACCACGAGCTTGTCAAGCTGCTTGGCAGACTGAGGTTTAGGACCTCATATAAACAGAATGTATTAGACCACTCGATAGAGGTGGCACACCTTGCAGGTATGATGGCGTCAGAGCTTGGCGTTGATGCAAACCTTGCAAGACGAGCAGGACTTCTGCACGATATAGGAAAGGCTCTCAGCTACGAGATAGAAGGCTCTCACGTTCAGATAGGCGTTGATGTCTGCAAGAAGTATAAGGAAAGCCCTGAGGTGCTCCATGCAATAGAAGCACACCACGGCGACGTTGAGATAAGAACTGTCGTAGCAGCTCTCGTTCAGGCAGCCGATGCTATCTCGGCAGCAAGACCGGGCGCAAGAAGCGAAAATTATGAAAACTACATAAAGAGACTGCAAAAGCTCGAGGAGATCTGCACGTCGTATGACGGCGTTGAGAAATCCTACGCTATTCAGGCAGGCCGTGAGGTAAGAATAATGATCTCACCCGAGAAGATAAACGACGAGAAGATGACCCTTGTTGCAAGGGAGATCGCAAAGCGTATCGAGGAAGAGATGGATTACCCGGGTCAGATAAAGATAAACCTTATCAGAGAAAGCCGAGTAGTAGAATACGCAAAATAA